One window of the Deltaproteobacteria bacterium genome contains the following:
- a CDS encoding RidA family protein, with the protein MDKSAVVIPAGMEHYYEQFHFAPAVKDGDRLYCSGVIGIGPDGKPAADPETQFSHAFEQVQSVLTTAGVAFADVVEMTTFHVGLQKNLTTFMKVKDRYMQAPYPSWTAIGITELAFPGGLVEIKVIARLKA; encoded by the coding sequence ATGGACAAAAGCGCTGTGGTTATCCCAGCAGGCATGGAACACTATTACGAGCAGTTTCATTTTGCACCGGCGGTCAAAGACGGGGATCGCTTGTATTGCTCCGGGGTTATCGGAATCGGCCCAGACGGTAAGCCAGCAGCCGATCCAGAAACGCAATTCTCTCACGCCTTCGAACAAGTGCAGTCGGTACTCACAACCGCCGGGGTTGCCTTCGCCGACGTCGTCGAAATGACCACGTTCCATGTCGGACTACAAAAGAACCTCACCACCTTCATGAAAGTCAAAGACCGCTACATGCAGGCCCCTTACCCGTCCTGGACGGCAATCGGCATCACCGAACTCGCGTTTCCCGGCGGCTTGGTCGAGATCAAAGTCATCGCACGACTCAAGGCGTAA
- a CDS encoding glutathione S-transferase N-terminal domain-containing protein, which translates to MIELLTAATPNGWKVSIALEEMGLPYTVRPLALPKNEQKEDWFLKINPNGRIPAIIDHDNDDFAVFESGAILIYLAEKTGKLLPRDEKGRSRAMQWLMFQMGGIGPMMGQANVFFRYAPEKIPYAIERYQRECRRLFEVLEGQLATQEYLANDEYSIADIANWSWVHTYKWSGASIDGLPHLQRWLAAIRARPAVERGRAVPERLELGTNAEQFIKGAQKMLA; encoded by the coding sequence ATGATTGAATTGCTCACCGCCGCCACACCCAACGGCTGGAAAGTCTCTATTGCCTTGGAGGAGATGGGGCTGCCGTACACGGTGCGACCGCTTGCCCTCCCCAAGAACGAACAGAAAGAAGACTGGTTTCTCAAGATTAACCCGAACGGACGTATCCCCGCAATCATCGACCACGACAACGATGACTTTGCGGTGTTCGAATCCGGCGCGATTCTAATCTATCTCGCGGAGAAGACCGGCAAGTTGCTGCCACGCGACGAGAAAGGCCGTTCGCGGGCGATGCAATGGCTCATGTTTCAAATGGGGGGCATCGGACCGATGATGGGGCAAGCCAACGTCTTCTTTCGCTACGCGCCGGAAAAAATTCCTTATGCGATCGAGCGCTACCAGCGGGAATGCCGGCGGCTGTTCGAGGTGTTGGAAGGCCAGCTTGCGACGCAGGAATACCTCGCCAATGATGAGTACTCTATCGCCGACATCGCCAATTGGAGCTGGGTGCACACCTACAAATGGTCCGGTGCGAGCATCGACGGCCTCCCTCATCTCCAACGCTGGCTAGCCGCGATCAGAGCCCGGCCAGCCGTGGAACGCGGACGAGCAGTGCCGGAACGCCTTGAACTGGGGACCAATGCTGAGCAGTTCATCAAAGGCGCGCAAAAGATGCTGGCATAA
- a CDS encoding isocitrate lyase/PEP mutase family protein translates to MRTTTQLRRMLNEPSIIVAPGAYDGISARLIERHGFKAVYMTGAGTAASVLGQPDVGLTTLTEMATHAGHIASCISVPLIADADTGYGNPLNVIRTVREYERAGVAALHLEDQVFPKKCGHIAGKAVIPAKEFAEKIRAASEHRSDPDFVIIARTDARAVNGIDDAIERGLLYREAGADVIFVEAPTSHEEIERVAREIKAPLLSNQVPGGKTPGLTVIELEKLGYKMVIFPVVSLMAATLAIEQALTDLKATGTDWHEGPVLSPMDIFQRVGIDWWLEQERKYRNV, encoded by the coding sequence ATGCGGACTACCACACAACTACGACGCATGCTCAATGAGCCTAGCATTATCGTCGCCCCCGGCGCATACGACGGCATTTCGGCGCGTTTGATCGAACGTCACGGATTCAAGGCGGTCTATATGACTGGTGCCGGTACGGCGGCTTCGGTGCTCGGTCAGCCGGATGTCGGACTAACCACCCTGACGGAAATGGCGACTCATGCCGGTCATATTGCGAGTTGCATCTCCGTGCCGCTGATTGCCGATGCCGACACCGGGTACGGCAATCCCTTGAATGTCATCCGTACCGTGCGCGAATACGAGCGCGCCGGGGTGGCGGCGCTGCATCTGGAAGATCAAGTGTTTCCCAAGAAGTGCGGCCATATTGCCGGTAAAGCGGTGATTCCCGCCAAAGAGTTCGCGGAGAAAATCCGTGCGGCCTCGGAGCACCGTTCCGATCCGGACTTCGTGATCATCGCGCGCACCGATGCGCGCGCCGTCAACGGCATTGACGATGCGATAGAGCGCGGACTGTTGTATCGCGAAGCTGGCGCTGACGTAATCTTTGTCGAAGCCCCGACCAGCCATGAAGAGATCGAGCGGGTTGCGCGTGAGATCAAAGCCCCGCTGCTGAGCAACCAAGTGCCTGGTGGCAAGACCCCGGGGCTGACGGTGATTGAGCTAGAAAAGCTGGGCTACAAGATGGTGATCTTTCCGGTGGTCAGCTTGATGGCGGCAACGCTAGCGATCGAACAGGCGCTGACCGACCTCAAAGCGACAGGCACCGATTGGCACGAAGGCCCGGTCCTGAGTCCGATGGATATTTTCCAGCGCGTAGGGATCGACTGGTGGTTGGAGCAGGAACGCAAGTATCGGAACGTGTAA